The Oleidesulfovibrio alaskensis DSM 16109 genome has a segment encoding these proteins:
- a CDS encoding DUF1045 domain-containing protein, with translation MSRRYAVYMIPPHGSPLEEFGRRWLGRTPSAVPDTMPSHPALRDSFCGHKTENLIAGTRRRGFHATIRAPFEAAPRITPAQLSAALEEFCTTQPPVCGPPLRLACLGAQVALVPERPCKAISRLADACLRFFEPLRAPLSPADMERHRMKPLTERQERLLMRFGYPFVLEDYRFYMALTGRIRDPACRRALCEKLAPLVAPFLPGALHIGELCLFRQENRVSPFILQKRIPLTGRQSPARRYRARL, from the coding sequence TTGTCCCGCAGATACGCTGTATACATGATTCCGCCGCACGGCAGCCCGCTGGAAGAATTCGGCCGCCGCTGGCTGGGCCGGACGCCTTCCGCGGTACCCGACACAATGCCGTCCCATCCGGCACTGCGGGATTCATTCTGCGGGCATAAAACAGAAAACCTGATTGCCGGAACACGCCGGCGCGGGTTCCACGCCACCATACGGGCCCCGTTCGAGGCTGCACCGCGCATCACACCGGCGCAGCTTTCCGCCGCACTGGAAGAATTCTGCACAACACAGCCGCCGGTCTGCGGCCCGCCGCTGCGGCTGGCCTGTCTGGGAGCACAGGTGGCGCTGGTGCCGGAACGCCCCTGCAAAGCCATCAGCAGACTGGCCGATGCCTGCCTGCGTTTTTTTGAACCGCTGCGTGCACCGCTCAGCCCCGCAGACATGGAACGTCACCGCATGAAGCCTCTCACAGAAAGACAGGAAAGATTGCTGATGCGGTTCGGCTATCCTTTTGTGCTTGAAGATTACCGCTTTTACATGGCCCTCACGGGCAGAATCCGCGACCCCGCATGCAGACGCGCACTGTGCGAAAAACTGGCGCCCCTCGTCGCTCCTTTTCTGCCCGGCGCACTGCACATCGGCGAACTGTGCCTTTTCCGTCAGGAAAACCGTGTTTCTCCGTTCATATTGCAAAAACGCATTCCCCTTACCGGCCGGCAAAGCCCTGCACGCAGATACCGGGCCCGCCTGTAG
- a CDS encoding histidine phosphatase family protein, with product MNGRIALFRHAATSGSGGRAIGRTPVQLSAEGLTQAQGIAAAFGIEQLPDPEEACRCGAQAAQAACGAVHADAPPRPPRIAALYCSPAIRARQTLAPLSGGLESSEVTVLADLDEINLGRWEGMPFAAIEHLYPREYEERGRNMAGFRPPQGESFADVQIRMRKSLALMSAGPFPAVAVTHAGWLRTLLCHLTDTPLDDLFSFYPSYACAAVVELNTGIPRLLGHNLRAHEAAALLGTPVPF from the coding sequence ATGAACGGCCGTATCGCGCTGTTCCGCCATGCGGCCACCTCCGGCAGCGGAGGACGCGCCATCGGCAGGACGCCCGTGCAGCTTTCGGCGGAAGGTCTGACTCAGGCGCAGGGCATAGCCGCGGCGTTCGGCATAGAACAGCTGCCCGACCCTGAAGAAGCCTGCCGGTGCGGAGCGCAGGCTGCTCAGGCCGCCTGCGGAGCCGTGCACGCCGATGCCCCCCCGCGCCCGCCGCGCATAGCCGCACTGTACTGCAGCCCCGCCATCAGGGCCCGTCAGACGCTGGCCCCCCTTTCAGGCGGGCTGGAAAGCAGTGAAGTCACCGTGCTGGCCGATCTGGACGAAATCAATCTGGGCCGGTGGGAGGGTATGCCCTTTGCCGCCATCGAGCATCTGTACCCCCGCGAATACGAAGAACGCGGCCGCAACATGGCCGGATTCCGCCCGCCGCAGGGTGAAAGCTTTGCCGATGTCCAGATCCGCATGCGCAAATCTCTGGCGCTCATGAGCGCAGGTCCCTTTCCCGCCGTGGCGGTGACACACGCAGGGTGGCTGCGCACGCTGCTCTGCCATCTTACAGACACCCCGCTTGACGATCTTTTCTCCTTTTATCCTTCATACGCGTGTGCCGCAGTGGTCGAACTGAACACCGGCATCCCCAGACTGCTGGGGCACAACCTGCGCGCCCACGAGGCCGCGGCCCTGCTGGGCACCCCCGTACCTTTCTGA
- a CDS encoding DVU_1551 family NTP transferase, which produces MPRSLSTPGLRQQDNSACRGPKPAPPPALCLPAWPPQDITGPLPRIGGIILAAGESSRMGRCKAILPLGGSTVLEQTALALAAAVTGPVVVVCGHHGDAVRAEARRCGLTAVTNPHPENGMFSSVQCGIQAIVSHVDAAFILPVDTPLVRASTCMLLAASFVRQGHAVTLPVASPHRSRTGHPPLLRADVLRSVLRHDGKDGLRAVIRAFADLGMNTTVPVADEGCLRDMDTPEAYRLAVAAFRRRHIPTAGEVLALLDIAATPPHVRAHGVRVGQAAALFACRMVSCASPSVESLPDAGLALASGTLHDILKGYRQHEKAGGAMLRRYGFDAAARIVAAHRDTDPARVRIPGERELVMLADKYIRGTTLIPMEERFDQRIREWNRDPQAVRDISARKHRAMTLRRLLDAALGQDSYRLLQQELA; this is translated from the coding sequence ATGCCCCGCAGTTTATCCACCCCCGGCCTGCGTCAGCAGGATAACAGCGCGTGCCGGGGGCCCAAACCGGCCCCGCCTCCGGCGCTGTGTCTTCCCGCATGGCCGCCGCAGGACATCACAGGCCCGTTGCCGCGCATCGGCGGTATTATTCTGGCCGCAGGAGAATCATCACGCATGGGGCGGTGCAAAGCCATACTGCCCCTCGGCGGCAGCACCGTTCTGGAGCAGACGGCGCTGGCGCTGGCAGCGGCCGTCACAGGCCCCGTGGTTGTCGTCTGCGGTCATCACGGCGATGCTGTCCGCGCCGAAGCCCGCCGCTGCGGTCTGACCGCCGTGACCAACCCGCATCCGGAAAACGGCATGTTTTCCTCTGTACAGTGCGGCATACAGGCCATTGTCTCTCACGTTGACGCGGCCTTTATTCTGCCCGTTGACACCCCGCTGGTACGCGCGTCCACCTGCATGCTGCTTGCGGCCTCCTTTGTCCGGCAGGGGCACGCCGTCACGCTGCCTGTGGCATCGCCGCACCGCAGCCGCACGGGGCATCCGCCGCTGCTGCGCGCTGATGTGTTGCGCAGCGTACTGCGGCATGACGGCAAAGACGGACTGCGGGCCGTCATCCGGGCATTTGCAGACCTCGGCATGAACACCACGGTGCCCGTTGCCGATGAAGGCTGCCTGCGCGACATGGACACGCCCGAAGCATACAGGCTGGCCGTTGCGGCCTTCAGACGCAGGCACATCCCCACGGCAGGCGAAGTGCTGGCGCTGCTTGATATTGCCGCAACGCCGCCCCATGTGCGCGCACACGGGGTACGCGTGGGACAGGCGGCCGCTCTGTTCGCCTGCCGGATGGTCAGCTGCGCCTCTCCGTCCGTTGAATCTCTGCCCGATGCCGGTCTTGCCCTTGCATCCGGTACCCTGCACGATATATTGAAGGGCTACAGGCAGCACGAAAAAGCCGGCGGAGCCATGCTGCGCCGGTACGGATTTGACGCCGCAGCGCGCATAGTGGCGGCCCACAGGGATACGGACCCCGCGCGGGTGCGCATACCCGGTGAACGCGAACTGGTCATGCTGGCGGATAAATACATACGGGGCACGACGCTGATTCCCATGGAAGAACGCTTTGACCAACGCATAAGAGAGTGGAACCGCGACCCGCAGGCGGTACGCGATATTTCGGCCCGCAAACACCGCGCAATGACGCTGCGGCGTCTGCTGGACGCCGCTCTGGGGCAGGACAGCTACCGGTTGCTGCAACAGGAGCTTGCATGA
- a CDS encoding XdhC family aldehyde oxidoreductase maturation factor: MNSFLDSVCALLEQGEDVVIVTIAMQSGSTPRESGAKMAVRRDGSILGTVGGGLMEAGCMELGREMLTGRFASSAAESGPELAVIRHFDLSNEEAAKAAMVCGGRLTVVAEHIQAGRRGAEVLCAARDSLLQGKACGLETTMERLEHTAAATREACFAVTGRKTPDCGHAAPAAASATLDCDGKTCRFTEWLQPSPRMIIFGAGHVALPTAAMASMTGFAVTVLDDREEFASPQRFPQARTVVLPDFGQAFAQLTITPQCYVVIMTRGHLHDKTVLEQALKTPACYVGMIGSRRKRDALYDQLRSEGVDESSIARCHCPIGLEIGARTPEEIAVSIMAEIIACRAAGNGDGAS, encoded by the coding sequence ATGAACAGCTTCCTTGATTCTGTATGCGCACTTCTTGAACAGGGCGAAGATGTGGTCATTGTGACCATTGCCATGCAGTCCGGTTCCACCCCGCGGGAAAGCGGTGCCAAAATGGCCGTGCGACGTGACGGCAGCATACTGGGCACCGTGGGCGGCGGTCTGATGGAGGCGGGCTGCATGGAACTGGGACGCGAAATGCTCACCGGCAGATTCGCCTCTTCCGCAGCGGAGTCCGGTCCGGAACTGGCCGTCATCAGGCATTTTGACCTGAGCAATGAAGAAGCTGCCAAGGCCGCCATGGTCTGCGGCGGCCGGCTGACCGTGGTGGCTGAACACATACAGGCAGGCAGGCGCGGGGCCGAGGTGCTGTGCGCCGCACGCGACAGCCTGCTGCAGGGCAAAGCCTGCGGGCTGGAAACAACCATGGAGCGGCTGGAACACACCGCAGCCGCCACGCGCGAGGCCTGCTTTGCCGTCACCGGCCGCAAGACACCTGACTGCGGTCATGCAGCGCCTGCCGCAGCGTCTGCCACGCTGGACTGCGACGGAAAAACATGCCGGTTTACGGAATGGCTGCAGCCCTCACCGCGCATGATCATTTTCGGAGCAGGTCATGTGGCACTGCCTACGGCGGCCATGGCCTCCATGACGGGGTTTGCCGTGACCGTGCTGGACGACCGCGAAGAATTTGCCAGTCCGCAGCGGTTTCCTCAGGCCCGCACCGTGGTGCTGCCGGATTTCGGTCAGGCATTTGCACAGCTGACCATCACTCCGCAGTGCTACGTGGTCATCATGACCAGAGGACACCTGCACGACAAAACCGTGCTGGAACAGGCGCTGAAGACTCCCGCTTGCTATGTGGGCATGATCGGCAGCAGACGCAAACGCGACGCGCTGTATGATCAGCTGCGCAGCGAAGGGGTTGATGAAAGCTCCATCGCGCGCTGCCACTGCCCCATCGGCCTGGAAATCGGGGCACGCACTCCCGAAGAAATCGCCGTGAGCATCATGGCGGAAATCATCGCCTGCCGTGCCGCCGGCAACGGAGACGGAGCAAGCTGA
- a CDS encoding DVU_1553 family AMP-dependent CoA ligase, producing MTADRSVLPRQCRGQAGMPHEAPHTAPPCCAGPDRENHSGKDSTGSDAGSDAGSDAEGQRNQAVFTPDGLTARAMGISCAAACNPAYSDPELRRLLTASGISAWQTDRLREVLALAAEASPYYRQALQGVDPASISARGGLHRLPLLHADVLRRAPLSLLCTSQDDVARVVTLDTSGTSGRPKRLFFSEGDLNATVEFFSWGMLSVGHPGDTVLAVLPGERPASVGRLLGTALKNAGMRSVAGNMGQGAPALARLAHTEKAAVIVGSASHVRHLALAWQQAGYDPGRIHTVLLCWDSVPPAVAGLIRRIFGCRVLVHWGMTETGLGGALGCGHQGLHLREADLLAEVIDPVTGTPLPDGQEGELVITTLRRRTMPLIRYRTGDLARLLAGACPCGSPLRRISPGRGRTGEGITLPDGGSLYPADLDNILLPLAGLHDFEACWQPWAGTPLQITLYPAPAAGTDRTLRQQAEKALADSPLPAALTRHGGTTFHVARTAPQAGFGKRRIRVIPQGTPPLNSGESYHEQLP from the coding sequence ATGACAGCAGACCGCAGCGTGTTGCCCCGGCAATGCCGCGGACAGGCAGGCATGCCGCATGAGGCCCCGCACACAGCCCCGCCGTGCTGCGCCGGACCGGACAGGGAAAATCACAGCGGAAAAGACAGCACGGGCAGCGATGCAGGCAGCGATGCAGGTAGCGATGCAGAAGGACAGCGCAATCAGGCGGTGTTCACTCCGGACGGGCTGACGGCCCGGGCCATGGGAATTTCCTGCGCCGCGGCCTGCAACCCCGCATACAGCGATCCGGAACTGCGCAGGCTGCTCACGGCTTCCGGCATAAGCGCATGGCAGACAGACAGACTGCGCGAGGTGCTCGCCCTCGCCGCAGAGGCTTCACCCTATTACAGACAAGCCCTGCAGGGTGTGGACCCGGCAAGCATCAGCGCGCGCGGGGGGCTGCACCGCCTTCCTCTGCTGCATGCCGATGTGCTGCGCCGCGCACCTCTGAGCCTGCTGTGCACCTCGCAGGATGACGTGGCGCGGGTGGTCACGCTGGACACATCGGGCACGTCCGGCCGGCCAAAGCGACTTTTCTTTTCTGAAGGAGACCTGAACGCCACGGTGGAATTTTTTTCGTGGGGCATGCTGAGCGTGGGGCATCCCGGCGATACCGTGCTGGCTGTCCTGCCGGGAGAACGCCCCGCCAGTGTGGGGCGCCTGCTGGGTACCGCGCTGAAAAACGCAGGCATGCGCTCCGTGGCCGGCAATATGGGGCAGGGCGCTCCGGCGCTGGCACGGCTGGCCCATACGGAAAAAGCCGCAGTGATTGTCGGGTCGGCCAGCCATGTCAGGCATCTGGCACTGGCCTGGCAGCAAGCCGGTTACGACCCCGGCCGCATTCACACGGTGCTGCTGTGCTGGGACAGCGTGCCCCCCGCGGTGGCCGGACTCATACGCCGCATTTTCGGCTGCAGAGTGCTTGTCCACTGGGGCATGACGGAAACAGGTCTGGGCGGAGCGCTGGGCTGCGGACATCAGGGACTGCACCTGCGCGAAGCCGACCTGCTGGCCGAAGTGATAGATCCCGTTACCGGCACCCCCCTGCCCGACGGACAGGAGGGCGAACTGGTCATCACCACCCTGCGCCGCCGCACCATGCCGCTCATACGCTACCGTACCGGCGATCTGGCGCGGCTGCTTGCCGGTGCATGCCCCTGCGGCAGCCCGCTGAGACGCATCAGCCCCGGCAGGGGCAGAACCGGCGAAGGAATCACACTGCCGGACGGCGGCAGCCTGTACCCTGCCGATCTGGACAACATTCTTCTGCCCCTTGCCGGGCTGCATGATTTTGAAGCATGCTGGCAGCCGTGGGCCGGTACCCCGCTGCAAATCACGCTGTACCCCGCGCCGGCAGCCGGTACGGACCGGACGCTGCGGCAGCAGGCAGAAAAAGCGCTGGCGGATTCACCCCTGCCTGCGGCTCTGACACGCCACGGCGGGACAACGTTCCATGTCGCCCGCACCGCACCGCAGGCGGGTTTCGGCAAACGCCGTATCCGCGTCATTCCACAGGGCACGCCACCTCTCAACTCCGGAGAATCATACCATGAACAGCTTCCTTGA
- the trsS gene encoding radical SAM (seleno)protein TrsS: MNPFFLEADMRESLCPVCLQRIPARHEHEGDTVLQVKRCPRHGEFRTPVWRGLPAMQGWKKPKLPTPPAPGGSRTKGCPFDCGLCPEHNQHTCTLLFEITSRCNLHCRFCFASAGKSAPPDPDMAALRTLMDNARPRTGPCNVQLSGGEPTMRDDLPQIIGMAKERFPFVQLNTNGLRIAREPSLAAQLARAGLDSVFLQFDGTQDAIYTALRGMPLLREKMEAVRLLSEAGIGIVLVPTVVPGVNDDNIGEILRLGAALCPAVRGVHFQPVSHFGRHPAPDGATRAPEQGPPPAERITLPEIMRGLEKQTAGLVTTDDFLPPGCEHSLCSFHANYLVREDGGLQRLSVQRSACDCRPRPASEGADAAKAFVKRQWAAPRNGAPQQQESTAPQPPADDLDRFLQRAATHTFAVSAMAFQDVWNIDLERVRGCCIHVAAPDGRIVPFCAWNCTSALGVPLHRSGQ; the protein is encoded by the coding sequence ATGAATCCATTTTTTCTTGAAGCCGACATGCGCGAAAGCCTCTGCCCCGTATGCCTGCAACGTATTCCCGCGCGGCACGAACACGAGGGTGATACCGTGCTGCAGGTAAAACGCTGTCCCCGCCACGGCGAATTCCGCACCCCGGTATGGCGGGGGCTGCCCGCCATGCAGGGCTGGAAAAAACCCAAGCTGCCCACTCCGCCCGCGCCCGGAGGAAGCAGAACAAAAGGGTGTCCCTTTGACTGCGGCCTGTGTCCGGAACACAACCAGCACACCTGCACGCTGCTTTTTGAAATAACCTCACGCTGCAACCTGCACTGCCGGTTCTGTTTTGCCTCCGCCGGCAAGTCCGCCCCGCCCGACCCGGATATGGCCGCGCTGCGGACGCTCATGGACAACGCCCGCCCGCGCACGGGCCCCTGCAACGTGCAGCTTTCCGGCGGCGAGCCCACCATGCGCGACGACCTGCCGCAGATAATCGGCATGGCAAAGGAACGTTTTCCTTTTGTCCAGCTGAATACCAACGGTCTGCGCATAGCCCGCGAACCTTCTCTTGCCGCGCAGCTGGCCCGTGCCGGACTGGATTCCGTCTTTCTGCAGTTTGACGGCACACAGGATGCCATCTACACCGCCCTGCGCGGCATGCCCCTGCTGCGCGAAAAAATGGAAGCCGTCAGACTGCTTTCCGAAGCGGGCATAGGCATTGTGCTGGTTCCTACAGTGGTACCGGGAGTCAACGACGACAATATCGGAGAAATTCTGCGCCTTGGTGCTGCCCTGTGTCCTGCCGTGCGCGGAGTCCATTTCCAGCCGGTAAGCCACTTCGGCAGACACCCCGCGCCAGACGGCGCAACCCGTGCCCCCGAACAGGGCCCGCCCCCCGCAGAACGCATCACCCTGCCTGAAATCATGCGCGGCCTTGAAAAGCAGACCGCGGGACTTGTGACCACCGATGATTTTCTGCCGCCCGGCTGCGAGCATTCGCTGTGTTCATTCCATGCCAACTATCTGGTGCGTGAAGACGGCGGACTCCAGCGCCTTTCCGTACAGCGCAGTGCCTGCGACTGCCGCCCCAGACCCGCCAGCGAAGGCGCCGACGCTGCCAAAGCCTTTGTCAAACGCCAATGGGCCGCACCGCGTAACGGCGCCCCGCAACAGCAGGAAAGCACCGCACCGCAGCCGCCCGCCGACGACCTTGACCGTTTTCTGCAGCGTGCGGCCACGCACACCTTTGCCGTGTCGGCCATGGCCTTTCAGGATGTCTGGAACATTGATCTGGAACGAGTACGCGGATGCTGCATCCATGTGGCCGCTCCGGACGGGCGCATAGTGCCTTTCTGCGCATGGAACTGCACCAGTGCGCTGGGAGTGCCCCTGCACAGGAGCGGACAATGA
- a CDS encoding DVU_1555 family C-GCAxxG-C-C protein has protein sequence MLDDTSLTMMRLAGQGYCCSQILILLALEGMGRRNPDLVRAAAGLCHGGSDCDGPCGVLTGGNCLLALYTAKGHDNDTADEILPLLLEEYGEWFGQAVAQYGGIQCSQITGGQCRTPDMSRCGTLVAAAYGRLLEILDAHALDSATGKDEEPA, from the coding sequence ATGCTCGACGATACATCGCTTACCATGATGCGGCTGGCAGGGCAGGGCTACTGCTGCAGCCAGATTCTCATACTGCTTGCTCTTGAAGGTATGGGCAGACGCAACCCCGACCTTGTGCGCGCGGCCGCGGGCCTGTGCCATGGCGGCAGTGACTGCGACGGCCCCTGCGGTGTACTTACCGGCGGCAACTGTCTGCTGGCCCTGTACACGGCCAAAGGACACGATAACGACACGGCAGACGAAATTCTGCCGCTGCTGCTGGAAGAATACGGCGAATGGTTCGGGCAGGCAGTCGCGCAATACGGCGGCATTCAATGCAGTCAGATTACCGGCGGCCAATGCCGCACGCCGGATATGAGCCGCTGCGGCACACTGGTGGCAGCGGCGTACGGCAGGCTGCTGGAAATTCTGGACGCCCATGCGCTGGACTCCGCCACGGGAAAGGACGAAGAACCTGCATGA
- the trsM gene encoding DVU_1556 family methyltransferase, producing MTCTGTAPAAACEPLWARPAMRGASPDAWRPGGLELTDRAAALAGVKPGWRVLDAGCGTGASALHLRRRYGALAAGMDMLAGRHRQGDVPCRVATGVPMVRADAMQPPFIPESFHMILCECVLSLLPDPARALHIFRNLLRSGGTLAVTDLYLTGQKKHTLPAGSCLGWQATRSGILAMLRQAGFLPLCFEDHTPMLGTLAARLVLAGEPLCSLSAAAAGRSANIPHTGTGAGYFLLLARRSG from the coding sequence GTGACCTGCACCGGCACAGCACCGGCAGCTGCCTGCGAGCCGCTGTGGGCCCGTCCGGCCATGCGCGGAGCTTCGCCCGATGCATGGCGCCCCGGCGGGCTGGAGCTTACCGACCGCGCCGCGGCGCTGGCAGGGGTCAAGCCCGGCTGGCGAGTGCTTGATGCAGGCTGCGGCACCGGCGCTTCCGCCCTGCATCTGCGTCGCCGTTACGGGGCGCTGGCTGCAGGCATGGACATGCTGGCCGGCCGTCACCGGCAGGGGGATGTTCCCTGCCGCGTCGCAACAGGAGTGCCCATGGTGCGGGCCGATGCCATGCAGCCGCCTTTCATTCCGGAAAGCTTTCATATGATTCTGTGTGAATGCGTTCTTTCCCTGCTGCCGGACCCCGCCCGCGCACTGCATATTTTCCGCAATCTGCTGCGTTCCGGCGGCACGCTGGCCGTTACCGACCTGTACCTGACCGGTCAGAAAAAACATACGCTGCCCGCCGGTTCCTGCCTTGGATGGCAGGCAACGCGCAGCGGCATTCTGGCCATGCTGCGGCAGGCCGGCTTTCTGCCTCTGTGCTTTGAGGACCATACCCCCATGCTCGGTACGCTGGCTGCCCGTCTTGTTCTGGCGGGTGAACCGCTGTGCTCTCTCAGCGCCGCGGCTGCGGGCCGGTCTGCAAACATCCCGCACACCGGAACGGGCGCAGGCTACTTTCTGCTGCTGGCCCGCAGGTCAGGCTGA
- a CDS encoding DVU_1557 family redox protein: MSTMKVLDKDYSHWVCARCGQPLQPATVELEYLDSLFNVELPACAACGLVLIPEDLATGKMADVESLLEDK; the protein is encoded by the coding sequence ATGAGCACCATGAAGGTTCTGGACAAAGATTATTCACACTGGGTGTGCGCCCGCTGCGGGCAACCCCTGCAGCCCGCCACCGTGGAACTGGAATATCTGGACAGCCTGTTCAACGTGGAACTGCCTGCCTGCGCCGCCTGCGGACTGGTGCTGATTCCCGAAGATCTGGCCACCGGTAAAATGGCGGATGTGGAAAGCCTGCTGGAGGACAAGTGA